From Paenibacillus sp. PvR098:
CCTTAAACGATAATATGGATAAGTACGGTCGTGAATTCATGCTTTTGGATAATAAAAAGTGGGATGCCCCGATAACAGAAAATCCAAAATTGGGATCAACCGAAATATGGTATCTAATTAACTTAACTACCGATACACACCCTATTCACCTTCACTTAATTGATTTCGAAATATTAGACCGAAGAAATTTCGATGTGGAAAAGTATAACAAGGAGAAAATTATCTATTATACAGGTTCGGCCATACCTCCAGAACCACAAGAACGAGGAAGGAAGGATACAGTAAGAGCCAATCCTAACCAGGTAACCCGAATTATTATGAATTTTGGTCCTTATACCGGGTTGTATGTTTGGCACTGTCATATCCTGGAGCATGAAGATTATGAGATGATGAGACCGTATATTGTTATCCGATAGATAAAACTTGAGAAATCATAATATCTCATCGTTTTTAATTATTTATGGCTTACGTGTCCGTCATTACACCGCCGTTGACATGAAGCACCTTCCCAGTTACGAAGGAGGAATCTTCGGACGCCAAATAAATGTATGTTGGAGCAAGCTCAAAAGGCTGTCCCGCACGTTTCATAGGCGTTTCTAAACCGAACGTTTTCACATATTCAGCCGAATAACTTGAAACGATCAGCGGGGTCCAAATTGATCCCGGAGCGACGGCATTGACCCGGATGCCCTTACGGACCAATTGCAGCGCCAATGAACGAGTAAACGATACAATCGCGCCTTTTGTCGAGGAATAATCCACGCGCAAAGGTGCGCCCACATACGCGGGAATGCTCCAAAAACCGGTCCACTATGCTTCGCACCGTGATGTTTTCGCTTAATCCCGGCACCCCCGGACGCAGCACGCAAATGCCGCGAATGAGCAGATCAATTTTCACACCGGCACGCGAGGCTTCATAAAGCCGGTCAACCATCTCGCGATGCGATAAAGCGTTCATCTTCGCGATGATTCTCGCCGGCCTGCCTGCCTTGGCATGAGCGATTTCCCGACGGATGTACTCAAACAGAGCAGGCTTCAGATGAAAAGGGGCCACGCAGAGAGCCTTCCAATGAAGCGGCGTTGAATAGCCGGTGATCTCGTTGAACAACGCGGTCACATCCTCCCCAATGCGGGGATTCGAGGTGAACAAGCCGATATCGGTATACAGCTTGGAGGTAGCGTCGTTATATAATTCCCGGTTCCGATGTGTATGTACCGCTGAAGCAAGCTTCTCTCCTGCCGGATAATAAGCGCCACCTTGGCATGGGTTTTCAGCCCGACCAGACCGTAAATGACATGGCAGCCGGCCTGCTCCAGCTTTTTGGCCCAAGCGATGTTGCGTTCCTCATCAAACCGTGCCTTCAGCTCCAGCACCACCGTCAGCTCCTTTCCGGCTTTTGCGGCGAGGGCGAGAGAACGCACGATGACAGAATCGCCGCTTACCCGGTACAGCGTCATTTTGATGGCCATCACCGCCGGGTCATTCGCCGCATCCGCGATAAAATCGGTGACCGCTTCGAACGTTTCGTAGGGGTGGAACACAAGGACGTCGCGCTGCCGGATCACTTGAAATAAATCATCGGTTTCCCTAAACTCCGGTGGGTAAATCGGCTCGGCTTTGGGATAACGCAGCTTGTCTTGTCCCGGAAGAGATCCAAAGCGTCGAGGCCGCAAATGCGAGCGCGGCGCCCACGATCAGCTTTTCCGTGTTTCTTTCCAGCATGAGCGGTAACCTCCTTAAAGTTAACTATGAAAAAGCCTATCCCGCAGCTATGCCGCGGAATAGGAAAGAAGCGATATTTGCGCATGAATATCGTATGCATCAAGTATCTCTTGAACATTTAATGAGAACGCTCCAATATAATCACGCAAATTCGCAGCAATGTTAGGCGCATCGTCCTTAAGTTTATGTAAGGTGAAGTTGCTGGTGTTATAAAAGCGCATACCTGTTGCCCGCTCAAAGAACGGCGCTTTGTTACTGAAATTGAGGGTTTTATCCAACTCTAATACCTTGTCTTTGGTGGACAACAACACACTGTCCAGGCGTGCGAGTACGGTGAAAGGCAATATAACGTAACCATATTCACTCTGTTTGTAATCACCACGAAGCAATTCAGCAATCTTCCATATAAAGTTTGTGTATTCATTAATGTTTATATCGTTTGATTCATTTTTCTTGTCCTCCATGTTCTGTATTTGTGCCCGAAGTAAGGCGAGTCCTTGAACATTAATTTCCTTACACATTAGATCTCTAATCAAGCCCCACAGTTCAACGTTGGCTTTTATGTAGGCGGATATATCTGGCGGAGGCGCATTTTTGGCATTAGCGTATATTTCGAATATTCCGTGACGTAGCTTGTCATTAGGGCCGTATTGCTCGACTAGCCTTAACAATACCGGCTCGGATGGGAAGTTAATGCCATTTTCAATGTCGCTTAGAGACGCGTTACTGATTTCCACAGCCAAAGCTGCTTGCCTCTTTGAAAGTTTGCGGTCCTCTCGTGCCATTCTTAGCTTCTTTCCGAGAGCAATCTTATCTCTTGTACTTGTCAAAGATTTTTAGAGTTTGTCGAGGTGTGGTACAAAAATATGTCCTATGCCTATCCAGAATTATCAAATCTCGATCACCACGAAAATGTAGTAATCTGACATCATTCAGTACAGCCTGAATACAGAATAAGACATCGACTACGGGTTTCTTATTACTTATAACGAAAAACTAGAACTAGCAAAGTTGATGACATAGCAATTGGGGAGGTAACCCATAGAACACGATTATTTGAAAACAATTTGTAACCGAAAGATATCGCTTCGTAGATGAATGGCAAAAAGCCCCTACAGATGCAGGAGCTTTTGAACCCACGGTATTTTTCACTCTTACTGTTTCACTCGCATTAGTCTTAAGCGTTTAATGCAACCAAGAGTGTGGCCCATTTTTGACAGGACGAGGATCCAAACGTACCAATCCAGGGACCAGAATCACTAAAGCGATCACGGTCTTATTGGTTGTCTCAAACTTTGAGAATGTCCCTATAGTTGAAATGCGTGCTGTCGGTTTTTTTTATCTCAATGTTTAAGACTTTATCTCAAAGTTTATGCTTAATCTCAAACCTTTTGACAGTTAACATATGAAAAATCACAAAAACTATGATGAATCATAAAAGTTGCTAAAAGAAGGGCTAAAAACCCTTGTTCTCAGTACAAATTTGTCTCATAAAAAATGAAAAGCGATACTGGTTCTATTCTTTGGCATCAGTCTTGGCTCGTAGAAATCGCTAAATCCTCTTGTAAACAAATTTCCCATATATACATGCCATTCATGATTATACAGTAGCGTTTTGACGACGTGTATACAATGCATAAATCAGCATAAAAAAGGACCAGAGACATCTCTGGCCATGCAACTAAAGTTCACTGGATAGTTTTAGTTTCGAATCACAACAAATCAGTCATGTTGCCATGATGAGACAAAATGAAAAGCATCTTCGAGTAATCTTTTACAATATTTCCGCAATAATATTTTCATAGCTTGAATCTAGAATAGCTCTGGGATTTTGGTTATATCCAAGTTCTTCTTTTGTATATCTAGATACGCTACTGGAAAGATAGTCCCTTAGTAATCTGTCTGTAATATACTTATTATTTCGTAGGACTTCTGATACTTCACCACTTATTGCCTTAACTAAATGATGAGTCCAGATTCCATTATTCAAGAGATCACTTGAATAAGAGCTTTGTCCTGGTTGGCAAGATAGAAATGTTGCATAATACGGAAATTCATTTGTTAGTAATACTAGCTCCTCATCATTAATATCAGTAATTTGGCTACGCTCATTTTCATCCTGAAAACTTTGAGCACAAGCATCGATAAAAATAAGTGCATTTTCACACTTAGATTTTCGTAAAGGATCAAGTAGAATCTTGCGTAGGGAAATTGCAGTTTCTGCAATATGGTATTGATGCATGTCGTAAGTTGATAGGTAATTCGTGATACCATTATGGAAACCATGCCCAACTTAATAGAACACTAAGCGATCTTCTTTTGTTAAATAATTAAATAATCCTCTTAAATCATACTCTAAACTACTTTTCAAAGCTTTTTCATCCATAAACATGTAGATATCATTTTCATCTACATTCAACGACTTAATTAATGCTTCTTTGAATTTAAGTGCATCATTAGTAGCATACTTTACCTTTGATACTTGATTTTCGTCTCTAGGTGCATAATTTTCTATTGCTATAATAATTGCTAAAGTTTTTTGAGGCCTAGAAACATTTAATTGAGGTTTATATTCTGATGTCTTTTTTTCTAAGACAATATTAGATTCTTCTCTGATATACTTTTGGCTCTCCAACAATACATCATTGTCTGCTTTTTCTGTTTTAATCACAAAAATGGATTGTTCTCCACTTTGTACCCAGTTATAAGTTACTTCTGGGATTGGTGAAAGTAGGGAAATTGCTCTTTTTGTAATATCAATAACCTGGAAATCAGTACTAAGTCCAACAATTTCATTTGAAGTAGGTGAATTTTCTTTAAGTCCAAAAATATAGGCCACGGCATTGACTGCTTCTACTGCAGTCGATGACGTGGCCTATTTTTGACTAATTATTTTCTCGCTGGATAGGAACCCGATTAAGTATTAGTAAGTGCCCCGGGATAATTATAAACAAAATAGGAACTAAAGATATTATGACGGAGTAGAATATGTTTGAAATGGTCACAGACAAAAATTCATTAAGATATTTCGCAAAAAAGAAACAAACATAGGAGAGTCTCTATCGGAAGGCAAGTCCTTATGGTGAAATAGCTTATATAAGCAGAAGCAATGATTGGGACCTCTTACACACAGCCATTAGCGTCATCAAACAAATAAGACTTGAGGCGCTCCAGAATTCATCTACAAACCCTATGGGTTTATTCTTAATCGGCACGTAAATTGGCCATAACTTTTCGATAAGTTTCCTCGTAATCCGCAAATCGGTGCACAATAGCTATGGTGAAAAAGTTAGTGTTCATAACGCACATCTGAATTTCACCACCAATACCCACTTTATCTTCGGTTTTAATATCGTCTCTCCGTTTCTGCTCTTCCATCATTTCAATCAGAGCTTTATCATAGTTATCATTATTGTCAAATATCGTATAAACGAGCTCAGTTTCGAGAGGAGGCTTTGTCCCTATACCATAAACCATTAACTCTGACTCAAATTGCTTCTCTTTTCGATAAGCATAGCCCTTGAGCTTATCTTCTTTTTCAGAATAGCCAAAATGATAAACGGTTGCAGATAATTCATCAGGATACTTACTATCCAGTTCACGTAAAAACTGTGTAGCATATCGATCGACATATTCAATATCTCTAGAAACAATCTTTGTCTGAATAATAATATGCCAATTAAGCAGCAATTCCAGGTTTCCTGTTCCGCACATAATTGTTCTGATATGAGGCAAAGGAAATATTTTGGACACGAACTTAAATGGTTCTTTATCCTCTCTGGAAGCTAATGTATCCATGGAAACCACTATCTCCTGTTCCGTTAGGATGAAATTCAATGCTGTCAATCTGGCTCCTCCAATTTCAAGATCAAGTAATTATAAATTCTTCTAGCAGTTGAATTTCTTCAGGTTCAATACGGCTTGGAGAACCGGAAGCGAGATCTTTAAGTCTTTGCTGTCTTGCCACAGGATGCTCCGCGACTGTAGGAATATCCTTTCTCATTTTATCGACCCATTGAGTAACAAAACCTTGCAAATTTCTTGGCAAAGATTCGAAATCTGCACTTCGATCGATCCAGTGGCCAACATTCCAAGATAGTGTTGCTGTTGGTGTCCATCCCCACTTATAAACTAATTCAACAGCCTTTGGGGCTATTAGAATATAAAATCTTTCAGGGACTCCATCCATATGAACATAAAAAGTATCATCACCGTATTTACTCTTTGGATTTCTAACATTTGAAGTGGCCATAAGTGCCGATAAGATTTTCATTTTGTTTATAGCCTTATTAATTTTAAGGTTAAAAATAGCCGCGCTTAGCTCTTCAGTATCTCGTTCAGTTGTAGCTTTCTTACCTAGTTCGAAATAAGCTGTAACAATCCTCTCTTCAAAATCTAAGGCTATGACTCCTAGGTCACAAACTTCCCTAAATGACTTTATACCTATTGATAACTCCTTTTCTCTGATGGTCTTTTCTAATATTTCAATCTCCATCTTACTTACAACTTTTTGGGGATTTTTAGAAACAGGTTTAAAAAAATCACTCATATCAGTCTCGAATTTCTTAAATCTAGAATCTTCTAATAAGGTTCTCAAAAGAAGATGAAAAGCGTCATCATGATTTTGTGCGCCAGGGATTTCTTTCATTGGGTCGATTAAAATAATACCATAAGTATCACATAATTCTTTTAATTGATCTGTGTATCTATAAGCGATCATATAAGACTTGGGCAATTTTCCGTAGAAAGCTGAGTTTAATTCTTTGAACATCTTCTGGATATTAACATCTCTGAAACTATAGCCAATGAATAACAAGTTTTTTGAAATTAAATCGGCTCTCAATCGAATATTTAAGGCATTATCATTTTCCCTTATTCTTCTTTCATAGTCTTCTTGAGTAAATACTATACTTTCAGGATAATTAAGATCGCCATGAAATTTTATGTAGAGTTGTTCAGACAATTTAATCTCAGCAAAATCATCTATAGTGATAATGGCTCTAAATTTCTTACCATACTTCTCATATCCTTTTTCCATCACATTATCTTGGTTAGTTGTGTATATCGTAGGAACACCCATATTCATTACTGTTAAGTGTATATATCCTTTTTCGTCATCAAAAGTAGTAATTTCTAACTTACTCTTTAAAAAATCACAAAATTTGCCCCGCCCATATGTATCAACATAAGCTTGGGCTACTGCTAAATGATCTCCTACGGCTTCCCATCCCATACTTTGTCCCATCTCTTTAACCAAAGAGTCCCAATCTGGCATCATTGACGCAGAGCACCCAGCACCCAAAAATGGAACTAATTTTTGTTTTGCAACCAATTCTGCTAATTCATGAATAATCTCCCTCATACAGGATATCACTACCTCATTTCTGCTCTTATATTATTAAATTCTGTTGGTTGTTTTTCTTACTTAAAGCGGATACCTTATTGGAAAATGACAGTTATCGATATATATTGACGAGCATCCTTGATTCTAATTAGCGTTTATTACTCTAACTAATTATAACAAAACAAGCGATCAATCGAGATAAAGGTTTAACGCCTTCTCGAGATCGCTTGTTTCCGGTGACCACGCTAAGTCACATAATTATTTTATCATAAACAACCAAACTTTAACTAAATTTTTGGAAAATCAGTCCCTTTTTCAAGAGCACAAGCCAGTTCGGATATTCATACGTTATATTACATAATTATTCAACTACGTATATTTATGCATTTCCATGAATAACGTATGTGTTTGTCACCTTTGATGAGCCAAAATTGTCATTAGTTGTGGCCGTTTTGGCAGCTTTCATGATCCATCACAAAAACAAAAAAGAGGCCGAAGGCCCCTTTTTTTAGCTGCACTTGCTATATCCGCAATTGCTGCAGTTTTTGCAGCCCTCGCTGTTGATCAGTGAGGCGGAGCCGCAGGAGGGACACAGGTCCAGAGACGTGGCCGCGCTGTGAGTTACTGCGTATTGAGCGGTGGTTTCCAAGACAACTTCCTTGGTGGCGGTGACGTAGTCTTCCGCACTGTCGAAGTTGTCGCCGTGCATTTCCAGTGCTTGGGCGACGGCGTCGGCAATCGATTCGACGCGGTTGGCGCCGAATCCGATCGCACCGGAGCCGCCAATGCCCTTCAGATGCTTGATCAGCAGTTGCACCTTATTGCCGTGGTCGCCATAGCGGAGGAACAGCGAGCAAACGCGGCCGAGAGCTTCGGACATGGCGAATACGTCGGAGCCGGCCTTGCCCACGTTCAGGAAAATCTCGCTCGGGCTGCCGTTCATATCGTTAATCGTAATGTAGGCCATGCCGAATGGCGTGTTAAATTTATACGTTGCGCCGCGGAGAGCTTGCGGACGACGCTTATACTGCTTGTCAAACACCTGCTCCGTCTTCCCGTCAATATTTACTGCCAAGGATTGAGAGAAATCCGTCAAGGATGTTCCCTCTTTCGTACTGACAGCTGGTGCAACGGGTGCCGGTTCCTCCGGTTCCTCCGCTTTATCCTCTTTCTTGTCGGTGCTGAGCACCTGCACGTCGCGGCTGCCATCACGGTAAATGGTTACGCCCTTGCAGCCCAAATCGAAAGCTAGCTCATACAGACGTTTGGTTTCCTCTACCGTAAAATCTGCCGGACAGTTCGCCGTCTTGGAGATGGAACTGTCGACCCATTTCTGGATGGCGGCTTGTACACGGATATGATCTTCCGCGGACAAGTCCATCGCGGTGATGAAGTAGTCTGGCAGATCCTTGTTCGGATGCTGATTCTTCCAATCCTGCGCGATCGGTACATACTGTTTATCGAAGCCCAGACGGCTTTGACGGTAATATTCATAAGCAAAGTAAGGTTCGATACCTGTGGATGTGCCTACCATCGTACCGGTGCTTCCAGTTGGTGCCTGCGTAATGACCGTTACATTACGCATTCCCTGCTTCTTGATCGCTGCGCCAACTTCCGGATAAACGGAAGTCATTGTCTTCATAAAGCCGCTTTGCAAGAACGGTTCCGTCTCAAAATGCTTGAACGAGCCTTTCTCTTCTGCGATATCTGCGGACGCGAGGTATGCTTCCTTCGCCATAAAACCATAAAGCTTATCCAGAAACTCCAACGATTCCGAACTGCCGTAACGGATATTCAGCTTGATCATCAGCTCGGCCAAACCCATAGAGCCTAGACCTATCCGACGCTCACCCTGCTGGTTGATCCGATTCTCTTCAAAGTGGTAAGGCGTTTTGTCAATCACATTATCGAGGAAGCGTGTCGAATAGCGAACGACCGTTGCAAGTTCATCCCAAGCCACATCATGGTTCTCTTCGTCATAAAACTTGGACAGGTTGATCGCCGACAGGTTGCAGACGCCCCAAGCCGGAAGCCCCTGCTCACCGCAAGGATTTGTACAAATAATCGGGTTGAAATACCAGCTGTTGGACATCTGGTTGTAGTATTCCATGAATACGACACCAGGCTCAGCCGATTTCCAAGCGGATTCGACGATCGTATGCCAGATGTCGCGCGCCTTAACCGTACGGTAGTGAATAACGTTCTTGCCCGTTTTTCTCCACTTCTCCAGATCTCCGTCCCAAATATCGTTGTATTCCGGATCCGTCGTATCAGGGTATACCAAATCCCAGTCCAAATCTTCTTTTACGGCTTTCATGAAGCCATTGCTGACGCATACGGACAAGTTGGCGTTCGTAATTTGACCCATCGTCTGTTTAACAGTAATGAAATCCACCACGTCGGGATGCCAATCGTTCATCATCAGCATGAGCGCGCCGCGACGGCTGCCCCCCTGCTCAATCAAGCCTGTCGTATAGCTGAACAGCCCGCCCCAAGAAACGGCTCCGCTGGAAGAGCCATTGACGCCCTTGACAACGGAACGCCGCGGACGGAGGGAGGATAGGTTAATGCCTACTCCGCCCCCACGAGCCATGATTTCGGT
This genomic window contains:
- a CDS encoding type I restriction-modification system subunit M N-terminal domain-containing protein, which translates into the protein MTSTRDKIALGKKLRMAREDRKLSKRQAALAVEISNASLSDIENGINFPSEPVLLRLVEQYGPNDKLRHGIFEIYANAKNAPPPDISAYIKANVELWGLIRDLMCKEINVQGLALLRAQIQNMEDKKNESNDININEYTNFIWKIAELLRGDYKQSEYGYVILPFTVLARLDSVLLSTKDKVLELDKTLNFSNKAPFFERATGMRFYNTSNFTLHKLKDDAPNIAANLRDYIGAFSLNVQEILDAYDIHAQISLLSYSAA
- a CDS encoding caspase family protein, which translates into the protein MHQYHIAETAISLRKILLDPLRKSKCENALIFIDACAQSFQDENERSQITDINDEELVLLTNEFPYYATFLSCQPGQSSYSSDLLNNGIWTHHLVKAISGEVSEVLRNNKYITDRLLRDYLSSSVSRYTKEELGYNQNPRAILDSSYENIIAEIL
- a CDS encoding SIR2 family protein — encoded protein: MREIIHELAELVAKQKLVPFLGAGCSASMMPDWDSLVKEMGQSMGWEAVGDHLAVAQAYVDTYGRGKFCDFLKSKLEITTFDDEKGYIHLTVMNMGVPTIYTTNQDNVMEKGYEKYGKKFRAIITIDDFAEIKLSEQLYIKFHGDLNYPESIVFTQEDYERRIRENDNALNIRLRADLISKNLLFIGYSFRDVNIQKMFKELNSAFYGKLPKSYMIAYRYTDQLKELCDTYGIILIDPMKEIPGAQNHDDAFHLLLRTLLEDSRFKKFETDMSDFFKPVSKNPQKVVSKMEIEILEKTIREKELSIGIKSFREVCDLGVIALDFEERIVTAYFELGKKATTERDTEELSAAIFNLKINKAINKMKILSALMATSNVRNPKSKYGDDTFYVHMDGVPERFYILIAPKAVELVYKWGWTPTATLSWNVGHWIDRSADFESLPRNLQGFVTQWVDKMRKDIPTVAEHPVARQQRLKDLASGSPSRIEPEEIQLLEEFIIT
- a CDS encoding adenosylcobalamin-dependent ribonucleoside-diphosphate reductase; the protein is MKTMQQTKLEGLSEKIFLDRYAMKNADTSHTKVGDTVLVLTKDDPKFPAKDVGEVIERNGKQVKVKLRSGEVVESTVEKLTLTLEKTPQQMWDRLATAMASVEATPEKQTEWTDKFRYILDDWKLVPGGRIAAGADASDELTLFNCYVVPSPHDSRGGIMATLSEMTEIMARGGGVGINLSSLRPRRSVVKGVNGSSSGAVSWGGLFSYTTGLIEQGGSRRGALMLMMNDWHPDVVDFITVKQTMGQITNANLSVCVSNGFMKAVKEDLDWDLVYPDTTDPEYNDIWDGDLEKWRKTGKNVIHYRTVKARDIWHTIVESAWKSAEPGVVFMEYYNQMSNSWYFNPIICTNPCGEQGLPAWGVCNLSAINLSKFYDEENHDVAWDELATVVRYSTRFLDNVIDKTPYHFEENRINQQGERRIGLGSMGLAELMIKLNIRYGSSESLEFLDKLYGFMAKEAYLASADIAEEKGSFKHFETEPFLQSGFMKTMTSVYPEVGAAIKKQGMRNVTVITQAPTGSTGTMVGTSTGIEPYFAYEYYRQSRLGFDKQYVPIAQDWKNQHPNKDLPDYFITAMDLSAEDHIRVQAAIQKWVDSSISKTANCPADFTVEETKRLYELAFDLGCKGVTIYRDGSRDVQVLSTDKKEDKAEEPEEPAPVAPAVSTKEGTSLTDFSQSLAVNIDGKTEQVFDKQYKRRPQALRGATYKFNTPFGMAYITINDMNGSPSEIFLNVGKAGSDVFAMSEALGRVCSLFLRYGDHGNKVQLLIKHLKGIGGSGAIGFGANRVESIADAVAQALEMHGDNFDSAEDYVTATKEVVLETTAQYAVTHSAATSLDLCPSCGSASLINSEGCKNCSNCGYSKCS